A genomic stretch from Hemicordylus capensis ecotype Gifberg chromosome 5, rHemCap1.1.pri, whole genome shotgun sequence includes:
- the LOC128327734 gene encoding uncharacterized protein LOC128327734 isoform X1, whose product MDRYRYFIFNQKSMVVLGLLQITCATICTVSGLMDGAFRRESALSKSRIPIWAGVIMGVPGVMALFSSQKKNPILVNALIIASVFSCFTTLIVIVYASLTLEYGEKYKSFSDVPFHHPVLVFVLDKFIEGTNITILIASIVSVFIVLVIAYVSCRSLPCCSCYDSETGLEQLQFNDDQLQTAELVCISDGQTDTIFNSPVRLADLNEETDDEITKPPPYIRLI is encoded by the exons ATGGATCGCTACAGGTACTTCATCTTCAACCAAAAGAGTATGGTTGTACTGGGGCTCCTCCAAATAACTTGTGCTACAATTTGTACAGTTTCTGGACTGATGGATGGTGCTTTCAGAAGAGAATCAGCACTGAGTAAATCGAGGATACCCATCTGGGCTGGAGTG ATTATGGGTGTTCCTGGAGTGATGGCCTTATTTTCTTCTCAAAAGAAGAATCCAATTCTG GTGAATGCACTGATCATTGCCTCTGTATTTTCCTGTTTCACCACTCTAATTGTAATCGTCTATGCTTCTCTAACATTGGAGTACGGTGAAAAATACAAGAGTTTCAGTGATGTGCCCTTTCATCATCCAGTCCTA GTTTTTGTGCTTGATAAATTCATAGAAGGAACCAACATCACAATTTTGATTGCATCGATTGTGAGTGTTTTTATTGTGCTGGTTATTGCTTACGTGAGTTGTCGAAGTCTACCTTGCTGTTCATGCTACGACAGTGAAACTGGACTT GAACAGCTACAGTTTAATGATGACCAGCTACAAACTGCAGAATTAGTTTGCATATCAGATG GGCAAACAGATACAATTTTTAACTCACCAGTAAGACTTGCAGATCTCAATGAGGAAACAGACGATGAAATAACCAAACCTCCTCCATACATCagacttatttaa
- the LOC128327734 gene encoding uncharacterized protein LOC128327734 isoform X2 — protein sequence MDRYRYFIFNQKSMVVLGLLQITCATICTVSGLMDGAFRRESALSKSRIPIWAGVVNALIIASVFSCFTTLIVIVYASLTLEYGEKYKSFSDVPFHHPVLVFVLDKFIEGTNITILIASIVSVFIVLVIAYVSCRSLPCCSCYDSETGLEQLQFNDDQLQTAELVCISDGQTDTIFNSPVRLADLNEETDDEITKPPPYIRLI from the exons ATGGATCGCTACAGGTACTTCATCTTCAACCAAAAGAGTATGGTTGTACTGGGGCTCCTCCAAATAACTTGTGCTACAATTTGTACAGTTTCTGGACTGATGGATGGTGCTTTCAGAAGAGAATCAGCACTGAGTAAATCGAGGATACCCATCTGGGCTGGAGTG GTGAATGCACTGATCATTGCCTCTGTATTTTCCTGTTTCACCACTCTAATTGTAATCGTCTATGCTTCTCTAACATTGGAGTACGGTGAAAAATACAAGAGTTTCAGTGATGTGCCCTTTCATCATCCAGTCCTA GTTTTTGTGCTTGATAAATTCATAGAAGGAACCAACATCACAATTTTGATTGCATCGATTGTGAGTGTTTTTATTGTGCTGGTTATTGCTTACGTGAGTTGTCGAAGTCTACCTTGCTGTTCATGCTACGACAGTGAAACTGGACTT GAACAGCTACAGTTTAATGATGACCAGCTACAAACTGCAGAATTAGTTTGCATATCAGATG GGCAAACAGATACAATTTTTAACTCACCAGTAAGACTTGCAGATCTCAATGAGGAAACAGACGATGAAATAACCAAACCTCCTCCATACATCagacttatttaa